One genomic window of Camelina sativa cultivar DH55 chromosome 5, Cs, whole genome shotgun sequence includes the following:
- the LOC104787948 gene encoding protein PHYLLO, chloroplastic isoform X3 produces the protein MLNPEAEVSSFLKDEANINAVWASAIIEECTRLGLTYFCVAPGSRSSHLAIAAANHPLTTCLACYDERSLAFHAIGYAKGSLKPAVIITSSGTAVSNLLPAVVEASEDFIPLLLLTADRPPELQGVGANQAINQVNHFGSFVRFFFNLPPPTDLIPVRMVLTTIDSAIHWATGSACGPVHLNCPFRDPLDGSPTNWSSDCLNGLDIWISNAEPFTKYIQLQSLESNGITTGQINEVLQVIKEAKKGLFLIGAIHSEDEIWASLLLAKELMWPVVADVLSGVRLRKLFKPFLEKWSPAFVDHFDLALLSDSVRDLMEFDVVIQVGSRITSKRVSQVLTKCFPFAYILVDKHPCRHDPSHLVTHRVQSNIVQFADCVLKSRFPWRRSKLHGHLQALDGAIAREMSFQISAESSLTEPYVAHMLSKALTSKSALFIGNSMPIRDVDMYGCSSENYSHVVDMMVSAELPCQWIQVTGNRGASGIDGLLSSATGFAVGCKKRVVCVVGDISFLHDTNGLAILKQRISRKPMTILVINNRGGGIFRLLPIAKRTEPSVLNQYFYTSHDVSIENLCLAHGVRYVHVGTKSELEDALVVPSVEEMDCIVEVESSINANAIVHSTLERFARQAAENALGIISASSLCHPMIGNVLVCQVSGIQYSQYRVKLCDRPTICSDEFSQFHREGFILSLTLEDGSIGYGEVAPLDSNVENLMDVEGQLQLVLHLMDGAKFSYMLPLLNGSISSWIWSELGINASSIFPSVRCGLEMALLNAMAVRHDSSLLGILHYQKEENGSAQPHSVQICALLDSEGTPLEVAYVARKLVEEGFSAIKLKVGRRVNSVQDALVMQEVRRAVGDQTELRADANCRWTFEEATKFGLLVKSCNLKYIEEPVQNKDDLIRFYEETGLPVALDETLDDFEECPLRMLTKYVHPGIVAVVIKPSVVGGFENAALIARWAQQHGKMAVISAAYESGLGLSAYILFASYLEMENVKASTEQKQGTTPFVAHGLGTYRWLSEDVMMNTLGIFRSPYSGFIEGSAADASKNLKDVEINNDVIVRTSKGVPVRRYEVRVDRDGFSHFIRIHDTGEIAEGSVVLFLHGFLGTGEEWISIMKGISGSARCISVDIPGHGRSRVQSHANETQTAPTFSMEMVAEVLYKLIEQITPGKVTVVGYSMGARIALYMALRFSNKIEGAVVVSGSPGIKDPVARKVRRATDDSKARMMIDHGLENFLESWYNGGLWKSLRRHPHFRKIVASRLLHDDVLSVAKLLSDLSSGRQPSLWDELENCDTNISLVFGENDVKFKQIATKMYREMSKSKKRENNIIEMVEIPEAGHAVHLESPLGVVLALRKFLTRVHKRYTETELSEKLLVALKEI, from the exons ATG CTGAATCCGGAGGCTGAAGTGAGTAGCTTCTTGAAAGATGAGGCTAACATCAATGCTGTCTGGGCGTCAGCTATAATTGAAGAATGCACTCGTCTTGGTTTGACG TATTTTTGTGTAGCTCCTGGATCGAGGTCTTCCCATCTTGCAATTGCTGCTGCTAACCATCCCCTTACAACGTGTCTTGCATGCTATGATGAAAGATCTCTTGCCTTTCACGCTATTGGTTATGCTAAAGGATCCCTCAAACCAGCAGTCATTATAACATCATCAGGAACTGCCGTTTCAAATCTTCTTCCAGCG GTGGTTGAAGCCAGTGAGGATTTTATACCACTGCTACTACTTACTGCAGATCGTCCTCCTGAACTCCAGGGTGTTGGCGCGAATCAAGCAATTAATCAA GTAAACCACTTCGGTTCGTTTGTCagattcttcttcaatcttcctcCTCCAACTGATCTTATTCCAGTCCGGATGGTCCTTACTACTATAGACTCTGCTATACATTGGGCAACTGGTTCTGCTTGTGGACCAGTACATCTCAATTGTCCTTTTAGAGATCCACTTGATGGTAGTCCAACAAATTGGTCATCAGACTGCTTAAATGGATTAGACATTTGGATATCTAATGCTGAACCATTCACAAAATATATTCAGTTGCAAAGCCTTGAAAGCAATGGTATAACAACTGGCCAGATTAATGAGGTTTTACAAGTAATCAAAGAGGCTAAGAAGGGTCTCTTTCTAATTGGTGCAATCCATTCGGAGGATGAAATTTGGGCTTCGCTTCTGTTGGCTAAAGAGCTGATGTGGCCTGTAGTTGCAGATGTCTTATCTGGCGTACGGCTGCGCAAGCTTTTTAAACCTTTTCTTGAGAAGTGGTCCCCTGCTTTTGTTGATCATTTTGATCTTGCCCTGCTTTCAGATTCTGTTAGGGATTTGATGGAGTTTGATGTTGTTATCCAG GTTGGAAGTCGGATAACAAGTAAAAGAGTTTCTCAGGTGCTAACGAAATGCTTTCCGTTTGCATACATTTTGGTTGATAAGCATCCATGCCGACATGACCCATCACACCTGGTCACTCACAGGGTCCAAAGCAACATTGTTCAGTTTGCTGATTGTGTGCTTAAATCTCGATTTCCATGGAGGAGAAGCAAGTTGCATGGTCATCTACAGGCATTGGATGGCGCT ATTGCCCGGGAAATGTCATTTCAAATATCTGCTGAAAGCTCCCTGACCGAACCTTACGTTGCACATATGCTTTCTAAAGCACTAACTTCCAAATCTGCTCTTTTCATCGGGAATAGCATGCCAATAAGGGATGTGGATATGTATGGATGTAGTTCAGAAAATTATTCTCATGTGGTAGATATGATGGTGAGTGCAGAACTACCATGTCAATGGATACAAGTAACTGGAAATAGAGGAGCTAGTGGCATTGATGGGTTGCTCAGCTCGGCCACTGGCTTTGCTGTTGGATGCAAGAAGAGA GTGGTCTGTGTGGTGGGGGACATCTCTTTCCTTCATGATACAAATGGATTGGCGATTTTGAAACAGAG GATTTCAAGGAAACCAATGACAATTCTTGTGATAAACAACCGTGGTGGTGGAATCTTCCGACTTCTCCCTATTGCAAAGAGAACAGAGCCTAGCGTGTTGAATCAGTATTTCTATACATCACATGACGTTTCCATTGAAAACTTGTGTTTGGCACATGG TGTGAGGTATGTACACGTTGGGACGAAAAGTGAACTTGAGGATGCTCTAGTTGTACCCAGCGTGGAAGAGATGGATTGCATTGTGGAGGTTGAAAGCTCTATAAACGCTAACGCAATCGTTCATAG CACTTTGGAAAGGTTTGCACGCCAAGCTGCAGAAAATGCGCTGGGCATTATCTCGGCCAGTTCTCTTTGTCATCCGATGATTGGAAATGTACTTGTTTGCCAAGTCTCTGGAATACAATATTCGCAGTACAG AGTCAAACTGTGTGACAGACCTACCATATGTTCTGATGAGTTCTCTCAATTCCATCGAGAAGGGTTCATACTCTCCTTGACTTTGGAGGATGGGAGTATTGGCTACGGAGAG GTTGCACCTCTAGACAGTAATGTAGAGAACTTAATGGATGTTGAGGGGCAACTTCAGTTAGTTCTTCACCTCATGGATGGAGCTAAATTTTCTTACATGCTTCCTTTGTTAAATGGCTCAATTTCTTCCTGGATTTGGAGTGAGCTTGGAATTAAT GCATCATCGATTTTCCCGAGTGTCAGATGTGGTCTTGAAATGGCTCTTCTAAATGCAATGGCAGTAAGACATGATTCTAGTTTGTTGGGGATACTTCATtatcagaaagaagaaaatggttcTGCTCAACCACACTCTGTTCAAATATGTGCCCTTCTTGATTCTGAAGGTACTCCATTGGAGGTCGCATACGTTGCTAGAAAACTTGTTGAAGAAGGGTTCAGTGCTATTAAACTTAAA GTTGGTCGTCGAGTAAACTCTGTTCAAGATGCTTTAGTTATGCAAGAAGTAAGGAGAGCCGTTGGTGACCAAACTGAACTCCGTGCAGACGCAAATTGTCGCTGGACTTTTGAAGAGGCTACAAAGTTTGGTTTATTAGTGAAAAGctgtaatttaaaatatattgag GAACCTGTCCAGAATAAAGATGACCTTATAAGGTTTTACGAAGAAACTGGATTACCAGTGGCACTTGATGAGACTCTTGATGATTTTGAGGAATGTCCTCTACGTATGCTTACCAAATATGTCCATCCTGGAATAGTTGCTGTT GTTATTAAACCAAGTGTTGTGGGAGGGTTTGAGAATGCAGCACTGATTGCTCGGTGGGCACAGCAGCATGGAAAGATGGCTGTTATAAGTGCCGCATACGAAAGTGGCCTAGGTTTATCagcatatattttatttgcatcatatttGGAGATGGAGAATGTCAAAGCTTCCACAGAGCAGAAGCAAGGAACGACCCCTTTTGTAGCCCATGGTCTCGGAACGTACCGGTGGCTTAGTGAAGATGTAATGATGAATACTTTAGGAATATTCCGTAGCCCTTACAGCGGATTTATCGAAGGATCTGCTGCTGATGCTAGTAAAAATCTAAAGGATGTTGAGATAAACAACGATGTTATTGTGAGAACCAGTAAAGGGGTTCCTGTCCGGAGGTATGAAGTGAGGGTGGATAGAGATGGTTTCTCTCATTTCATAAGAATCCACGACACTGGAGAAATTGCGGAA GGAAGtgtagttttgtttcttcatggATTTCTTGGAACCGGTGAAGAATGGATCTCCATCATGAAGGGTATCTCGGGATCTGCGAGATGCATTTCAGTCGATATTCCTGGTCATGGAAGGTCAAGGGTACAAAGTCATGCTAATGAGACCCAGACAGCCCCAACTTTCTCAATGGAGATGGTAGCAGAGGTCTTGTATAAGTTGATCGAGCAAATTACTCCTGGGAAAGTTACCGTAGTTGGATATTCAATGGGAGCAAGAATCGCACTGTACATGGCTTTGAGGTTTAGCAACAAG ATCGAAGGAGCTGTCGTGGTATCGGGAAGCCCCGGGATCAAGGATCCAGTGGCAAGGAAAGTTCGAAGAGCAACAGATGATTCTAAAGCACGAATGATGATTGACCATGGACTAGAAAACTTTCTGGAGAGCTGGTACAATGGAGGCTTGTGGAAGAG CTTGAGAAGGCACCCCCATTTTAGAAAAATAGTTGCTAGCCGCTTGCTACATGATGATGTCCTTAGCGTTGCAAAGCTCCTCTCGGATCTAAGCAGTGGGAGACAACC GTCATTGTGGGATGAGTTGGAGAATTGTGATACAAATATTTCTCTTGTCTTCGGAGAGAATGATGTCAAATTTAAACAAATCGCTACAAAAATGTACCGCGAGATGAGTAAAagcaagaagagagaaaacaataTCATCGAGATGGTTGAAATCCCAGAAGCTGGTCACGCTGTCCATCTCGAGAGCCCTCTTGGCGTGGTTCTCGCCCTTAGAAAATTCTTAACAAGAGTGCACAAAAGGTATACAGAGACGGAGCTTTCTGAGAAGCTTCTAGTAGCactaaaagaaatttaa